Proteins encoded together in one Nitratireductor basaltis window:
- a CDS encoding ABC transporter substrate-binding protein, which translates to MTLRNKLMGAAALVAICVPAIAQADTSDKRIALSNNYAGNSWRQAMLESWKKVGDQAVSDGVIAAADAFTTSENQATEQAAQIQNMILQGYDAIVVNAASPTALNGAVKEACDAGITVVSFDGIVTEPCAWRIAVDFQEMGRQQVEYLAGRLPEGGNLLEIRGLAGVFVDDEIHAGIAAGVEEYDKFEIVGAVHGDWAQDVAQKAVAGILPSLPDIQGVVTQGGDGYGAAQAIAAAGRDTPIIVMGNRQDEMKWWAEQRDANGYETLSLSIAPGVSTLALWVAQQVLDGAEVPKDLTVPFLKVTQDTLDEALETTPEGSVANVEYSLEDAKAVIADAN; encoded by the coding sequence ATGACCTTGAGGAACAAGCTCATGGGCGCGGCCGCGCTCGTGGCAATTTGTGTGCCTGCAATCGCGCAGGCCGATACATCCGACAAGCGCATCGCGCTTTCAAACAACTATGCCGGCAATTCCTGGCGTCAGGCCATGCTTGAGAGCTGGAAGAAGGTCGGCGACCAGGCCGTCTCCGATGGCGTGATCGCTGCCGCCGACGCATTCACCACGTCGGAAAACCAGGCGACCGAACAGGCCGCGCAGATCCAGAACATGATCCTGCAGGGCTATGACGCCATTGTCGTCAATGCCGCTTCGCCGACGGCGCTCAACGGTGCGGTCAAGGAAGCCTGTGACGCAGGCATCACCGTCGTTTCCTTCGATGGCATCGTAACCGAGCCCTGCGCATGGCGCATCGCGGTCGATTTCCAGGAAATGGGCCGTCAGCAGGTGGAATATCTTGCCGGTCGTCTACCGGAGGGCGGCAATCTTCTGGAGATCCGTGGCCTCGCCGGAGTTTTCGTCGATGACGAAATCCACGCCGGTATCGCAGCAGGCGTAGAAGAGTATGACAAGTTCGAGATCGTCGGCGCGGTGCATGGCGACTGGGCGCAGGATGTGGCGCAGAAGGCTGTTGCCGGTATCCTGCCAAGCCTTCCCGACATTCAAGGCGTGGTTACCCAGGGCGGTGACGGCTATGGCGCCGCACAGGCCATTGCGGCTGCCGGCCGTGACACGCCGATCATCGTCATGGGCAACCGCCAGGACGAGATGAAGTGGTGGGCCGAGCAGCGCGATGCCAATGGCTATGAGACGCTGTCGCTATCCATCGCGCCGGGTGTTTCCACGCTCGCTTTGTGGGTTGCACAGCAGGTTCTGGACGGTGCGGAAGTGCCCAAGGACTTGACCGTGCCATTCCTGAAGGTGACGCAGGACACGCTGGACGAAGCGCTCGAAACAACGCCTGAAGGCTCCGTGGCCAATGTCGAATACAGCCTTGAAGACGCCAAGGCCGTGATCGCCGACGCCAACTGA
- a CDS encoding ATP-binding cassette domain-containing protein, which translates to MQFGAVRALDGVSLTISPGECVGLIGHNGAGKSTAVNVINGGLTPTGGTVGYRLADGSSASGAAGARAAGIRSVFQELSLCPNLTVAENLRIPQHDLKGWGWRRRATRRIAQALDQIFPGHRIEPGMVVGDLTLAERQMVEIATGFAEASAPAKLVILDEPTSSLDASIARQLLDHVRGFCARGGAVIFISHMLGEVFEVATRIDVMKDGRIIDSRPTSGFTQQGLIDAMGHVASQEAVTAVRENAEERIGEEVLATSEGLSARSGEIVGLAGLAGHGQAEALSRFFMSRSGTMRQASRPEVVFVAGDRGRDGVMPLWSILKNLTLTHLPSLTQKSLVDSIAEKTLGADWKARIGIRTGDMNNPILSLSGGNQQKVLFARALASTAPIVVMDDPMRGVDVGTKREAYEMIRREAASGRTFLWYSTETEEVCQCDRVFVYRNGEISAELTGDQINEENILAASFEMQEHAA; encoded by the coding sequence ATGCAGTTTGGTGCGGTGCGCGCGCTGGATGGGGTGAGCCTGACCATCAGTCCCGGCGAATGTGTCGGGCTGATCGGGCATAACGGAGCCGGCAAGTCGACCGCAGTCAATGTCATCAATGGCGGCCTCACTCCGACCGGGGGCACCGTTGGATATCGCCTTGCCGATGGCAGCAGTGCCTCAGGCGCGGCAGGAGCAAGGGCAGCCGGCATCAGAAGCGTTTTCCAGGAGCTTTCGCTCTGCCCGAACCTGACGGTCGCGGAAAATCTGCGCATTCCCCAGCATGACCTGAAAGGCTGGGGCTGGCGCAGGCGGGCGACCAGGCGCATTGCACAGGCGCTCGACCAGATATTTCCCGGCCACCGCATCGAGCCGGGCATGGTGGTGGGCGATCTGACCCTCGCCGAGCGGCAGATGGTGGAGATCGCCACCGGTTTTGCCGAGGCAAGCGCGCCTGCAAAACTCGTCATTCTTGACGAGCCGACATCCTCGCTCGACGCCTCCATCGCCCGTCAGCTTCTCGACCATGTGCGCGGTTTCTGCGCCAGGGGTGGCGCGGTTATCTTCATTTCGCACATGCTTGGCGAGGTGTTCGAGGTCGCAACCCGCATCGACGTGATGAAGGATGGCCGCATCATTGATTCACGGCCCACATCAGGCTTTACCCAGCAAGGCCTCATCGACGCCATGGGCCATGTTGCTTCGCAGGAAGCCGTGACGGCTGTGCGCGAGAATGCGGAGGAGCGCATCGGCGAAGAAGTTCTGGCCACATCCGAGGGGCTGTCGGCCCGCAGCGGCGAGATCGTGGGGCTTGCAGGTCTTGCCGGTCACGGACAGGCGGAAGCGCTGTCGCGCTTCTTCATGTCGCGCTCTGGAACCATGCGCCAGGCCTCCAGGCCGGAAGTGGTTTTCGTGGCTGGCGACCGTGGCCGCGACGGCGTCATGCCGCTCTGGTCCATCCTGAAGAACCTGACGCTGACGCATCTGCCATCCCTTACGCAAAAGTCGCTGGTCGACAGTATCGCGGAAAAGACACTTGGCGCGGACTGGAAGGCGCGGATCGGCATTCGAACCGGTGACATGAACAATCCAATCCTTTCGCTTTCGGGCGGCAATCAGCAGAAAGTGCTCTTCGCCCGCGCGCTTGCCTCCACCGCACCCATCGTCGTCATGGACGACCCGATGCGCGGCGTGGATGTCGGTACCAAGCGCGAAGCCTATGAAATGATCCGCCGCGAGGCGGCCTCAGGCCGCACATTCCTGTGGTATTCGACCGAGACGGAAGAGGTCTGCCAGTGCGACCGGGTCTTCGTCTATCGCAATGGCGAGATCTCGGCCGAACTGACCGGCGACCAGATCAATGAGGAGAACATCCTCGCAGCCTCCTTCGAAATGCAGGAGCACGCTGCATGA